A portion of the Cryptomeria japonica chromosome 5, Sugi_1.0, whole genome shotgun sequence genome contains these proteins:
- the LOC131058380 gene encoding pentatricopeptide repeat-containing protein At2g13600-like, with protein MRIVSTANLNFRASCRDGNLNKVLQNLLTSYAFPVNSSTFFQLLKTCICKETRSDCKQIHTHINERGFKTVRHKLLQDTLIRMYDRCGSLVDAREVFDQMTERDVISWNAIIAAYRRHGFPREALTLFHQMQQTGVQPDQFTFASVLPACAKVRGLEEGMDIHQSIIEKGFLSDAVVGNALVDMYAKCGSIHKAHELFDKLVQKNVVSWTAMVVGYVRNGFHEKALETFKQMQLACVTPNSTTFASILPACAKMGALEQGMDIHKRIMERKLLWDVVVVNALLDMYVKCGSIHKARELFDKMSQRDVFSWTTMIVGYTQNNSGEHALETFKQMQLAGVKPDFTIFASILPACAQLGLFDQGMEIHQSIMERENLSDVVVANALLDMYAKCGRICKARQMFDILSEKNVVSWNAMIAGYAQNGVLDEALKLFIEMPQRDVVSWTTMITGYVQNGFSEKSFEIFKQMLLSGVIPNSTIFASIIPACTKLGFPKQGMEIHQKLVEKGFFSDVVVSNALIDMYAKCGSIHKAREVFDKIHQKNVVSWTTMIAGYAQNGVLDEALRLFEEMPQKNVVSWTVMIAGYAQNGFVEKALETFKQMQLAGVKADSTTFASILPACAKMGALEQGTGIHQTIIERGNPSDVIVANALVDMYAKCGSTQKARELFDKIPKKNLVSWTTMIAGYAQNSSCDDALKIFELMKNSGTYPDHVSFICVLLACSHAGLVSEGCKHFNSMSDFYCIAPRIDHYVCMVDLLGRAGHLEEALYLIIKMPIKPVVVVWTCLLGACRTHKNIGLGVFAATLLFHLDPKNAATYVLLSNIYAEVGGWGEVHIVRKLMKERGIKKIPGCSWIEGHKMVLIFCIEDR; from the coding sequence ATGCGAATTGTATCCACTGCTAATCTCAATTTCAGAGCATCATGTAGAGATGGTAATTTGAACAAGGTGTTGCAAAATCTGCTTACTTCATACGCCTTCCCTGTAAACTCCTCTACATTTTTTCAACTATTGAAGACCTGCATTTGCAAGGAAACCCGTTCAGATTGTAAGCAAATCCATACCCACATCAATGAAAGGGGGTTCAAGACGGTCAGACACAAACTTTTGCAAGATACTCTTATACGCATGTATGACAGGTGCGGGAGTTTAGTAGATGCGCGCGAAGTGTTTGATCAAATGACTGAACGGGACGTCATCTCATGGAATGCGATCATTGCAGCTTATCGAAGACATGGATTTCCTCGCGAGGCGTTGACACTGTTTCACCAAATGCAACAAACAGGTGTCCAACCCGATCAGTTCACttttgccagcgtactcccagctTGTGCAAAAGTAAGAGGTTTGGAagagggtatggacattcatcaaagcataattgaaaaggGATTTCTATCGGATGCTGTGGTTGGGAATGCTCTGGTAGATATGTACGCAAAATGCGGAAGCATacacaaggcacatgaactgtttgataaattagttcaaaaaaatgtggtctcatggacagCAATGGTTGTAGGATATGTACGAAATGGGTTTCATGAAAAAGCATtggaaaccttcaagcaaatgcaattggcttgTGTAACACCAaactccacaacctttgccagcatcctcccagcttgtgccaaaatgggtgCTTTAGAACAGGGTATGGATATTCATAAAAGGATAATGGAAAGAAAATTGTTATGGgatgttgtagttgtgaatgcCCTGTTAGATatgtatgtaaaatgtggaagcatacacaaggcacgtgaactgtttgacaaaatgtctcaaaGAGATGTCTTCTCATGGACTACAATGATTGTAGGATATACACAAAACAATTCTGGGGAGCATGCCCTGGAAACTtttaaacaaatgcaattggcaggtgtaaagccagatTTCACAATCTTTGCCAGTATCCTCCCAGCCTGTGCCCAACTAGGGCTTTTCGACCAGGGTATGgagatccatcaaagcataatggaaagGGAAAATTTGTCGGATGTTGTAGTTGCAAATGCTCTgttagatatgtatgcaaaatgtggaaggatTTGCAAGGCACGTCAAATGTTTGACATATTGTCTGAAAAAAATGtagtctcatggaatgccatgattgcaggatatgcacaaaatggtgtTCTTGACGAGGCCTTAAAACTTTTCATAGAAATGCCTCAACGAGATGTGGTTTCATGGACTACAATGATCACGGGATACGTACAGAATGGATTTAGTGAGAAGTCCTTCGAAATTTTTAAGCAAATGCTATTGTCAGGCGTAATACCAAACTCCACAATATTTGCCAGCATCATCCCAGCCTGTACCAAATTGGGATTTCCAAAACAGGGCATGGAAATCCATCAAAAACTCGTGGAAAAGGGATTTTTTTCAGATGTTGTAGTTTCAAATGCCCTCattgatatgtatgcaaaatgcggAAGCATACACAAGGCACGGGAAGTATTTGATAAAATACATCAAAAAAACGTGGTCTCATGGActacaatgattgcaggatatgcacaaaatggtgtTCTTGATGAGGCCTTAAGACTTTTTGAAGAAATGCCGCAAAAAAATGTGGTCTCGTGGACTGTCATGatagcaggatatgcacaaaatggatttgttgagaaggcattggaaactttcaagcaaatgcaattggcaggtgtaaaagcAGACTcaacaacctttgctagcatcctcccagcctgtgccaaaatgggagccttAGAACAGGGCACAGGCATTCATCAAACTATAATAGAAAGGGGGAATCCATCAGATGTTATAGTTGCAAATGCCCTagttgacatgtatgcaaaatgtggaagcacacaGAAGGCACGTGAGCTTTTTgacaaaatacccaaaaaaaacCTGGTCTCCTGGACCACAATGAttgccggatatgcacaaaatagctCTTGCGATGATGCTCTCAAAATTTTTGAACTAATGAAGAACTCTGGAACATACCCTGACCATGTGAGCTTCATTTGTGTTTTATTAGCATGCAGCCATGCAGGTTTAGTGTCTGAGGGCTGTAAACACTTCAACAGTATGAGTGACTTTTATTGCATTGCACCTAGAATTGATCATTATGTGtgcatggttgaccttcttggcCGTGCTGGCCATCTTGAAGAAGCTCTATacttaatcatcaaaatgccaattaaACCTGTGGTGGTTGTGTGGACATGTTTACTTGGTGCCTGTAGAACACATAAGAATATAGGGTTGGGAGTGTTTGCAgcaactcttctttttcatctggATCCTAAAAATGCTGCAACTTATGTTCTTCTGTCAAATATATATGCAGAAGTTGGTGGGTGGGGAGAAGTCCATATAGTAAGAAAATTGATGAAAGAAAGAGGAATTAAAAAGATACCTGGGTGTAGTTGGATTGAAGGCCATAAGATGGTACTCATTTTTTGCATAGAAGATAGATAA